The following proteins come from a genomic window of Aquimarina sp. MAR_2010_214:
- a CDS encoding GatB/YqeY domain-containing protein, with protein sequence MSLEQKVMTAMKEAMKAKDTNALTSLRAVKSAILLAKTESGVKEELTEDQELKLLQKQVKQRKDSAAIFAEQGRDDLADPELAQAKVIEQFLPEQLGEAEVEKIVVDIIAKTGAEGMKDMGKVMGMANAALTGKADGKTISTIVKSKLS encoded by the coding sequence ATGAGTTTAGAGCAAAAAGTAATGACTGCAATGAAAGAGGCTATGAAAGCCAAAGATACTAATGCATTGACATCATTGCGTGCTGTAAAGTCAGCTATTTTATTAGCTAAGACAGAGAGTGGAGTAAAGGAAGAACTTACCGAAGATCAGGAATTAAAATTATTGCAAAAACAAGTTAAGCAACGTAAAGATAGTGCTGCAATTTTTGCAGAACAAGGGCGTGATGATCTGGCAGATCCCGAACTGGCACAAGCAAAAGTGATTGAGCAATTTTTGCCAGAGCAATTAGGCGAAGCAGAGGTTGAAAAAATAGTAGTAGATATTATTGCTAAAACTGGTGCAGAGGGAATGAAAGATATGGGTAAAGTTATGGGGATGGCAAATGCTGCATTGACAGGAAAAGCAGATGGAAAAACGATTTCTACAATAGTAAAAAGTAAATTATCTTAA